The following are from one region of the Bacteroidota bacterium genome:
- a CDS encoding response regulator yields MFKQITSLLRIKKGTDFTYYKQTTIQRRILRRMALTNNEEPAAYLKFLRENKQEVDTLYQDLLIPVTSFFRDPKSFANLCESIFPQIISNNPHGETIRVWVAGCSTGEEAYSIAICIREFLGDSRQRVQIFATDLSEIAIAKARIGIYSKNELKNVSFERLEKYFTRTNGSYQVNKVLREACVFAVHNFVKDPPFGKIDLISCRNVLIYMEPYLQKKALTTFHYSLNPKGFLLLGKSETTSGVPELFAPAVKGDKIFTRKPGLGKFMHVATERSEQNLSQSDSNAQNEYVRTDFQKVADDIMLSKYTPAGVVVNEAMDIVHFRGKTGSYLEQGGGKPSHNLFKMAKHGLAFELRNLMHKCKKQNGVVVKESIPLEENGRVRNIAIEASQLPNISEPHYLILFLERETMPTDGRYILESGAEVNSASSKRKKNASDLRIMQLEQELAEAREDMRSITEAQEAANEELQSDNEELLSGSEELQSLNEELETNKEELQSTNEELTVVNQEIINLNEQVTEARDFAEAINATIHEPMLILDGNLRIKSANKSFYRLFQLQARDAEGVNLFQLDQKQWNIPKLRELLEEIIPKNSHFDDFELTQDFPGIGEKTLMMNGRLLLQKTNQEQLILLAMHDVTEVRRLALELSNQEKRGLLEQLEIETNAKKNIEMVNAELVIEKGIAEHKTKVAEDAVKTKQQFLSNMSHEIRTPMNAIIGFTNVVLKTTLDDNQREYIGAIKSSGDALIVLINDILDLAKVDAGKMTFEEKPFNLSDAISAMLQLFEHKIKEKNLELSHDLDPRIPALIVGDPMRLRQIILNLMSNAVKFTTKGHIAFSIRLLEETLDHTSIEFAISDTGIGISDDRLQHVFKNFEQAHIETTSSYGGTGLGLAIVKQLVELQGGSIFVRSEIGKGSTFGFILNFAKANLKPGDATPHALEIRKPNGNTSNAIRPVRILVAEDVALNQLLIRIIIADFGFDLDIAANGKIAIEMLKQNEYDVVLMDLQMPEMNGFEATGYIRGTMHSTVPIIALTADVTPIDIERCKEIGMNDYVSKPIDEKVLYSKILHCLQSRA; encoded by the coding sequence ATGTTTAAACAAATCACGTCCTTGTTGCGGATCAAAAAGGGAACGGATTTTACCTACTACAAGCAAACGACGATTCAGCGCCGTATCCTTCGCAGAATGGCATTGACCAACAACGAAGAACCTGCGGCCTATTTGAAGTTTTTGCGCGAAAACAAGCAGGAAGTCGATACGCTGTACCAAGACCTGCTCATTCCCGTCACATCCTTTTTTCGTGACCCCAAAAGCTTTGCAAATCTCTGCGAATCGATTTTTCCGCAGATCATCAGCAACAATCCCCATGGGGAAACCATTCGTGTTTGGGTGGCAGGATGCAGCACGGGCGAGGAAGCCTATTCCATCGCGATCTGTATCAGGGAATTTTTGGGGGATAGCCGGCAGCGCGTCCAGATTTTTGCCACAGACCTCAGCGAAATCGCCATTGCAAAGGCGCGAATCGGTATCTATTCCAAAAACGAATTGAAAAATGTCTCCTTTGAGCGTTTGGAAAAGTATTTTACCAGGACCAATGGCAGCTATCAGGTCAACAAGGTACTCCGTGAAGCTTGCGTTTTTGCCGTTCACAACTTCGTCAAAGACCCACCCTTTGGCAAGATTGACCTGATCAGTTGCCGCAATGTGCTCATTTACATGGAGCCTTACCTGCAAAAAAAGGCGTTGACGACGTTTCACTATTCGTTGAATCCCAAGGGCTTTCTGTTGCTGGGCAAGTCGGAGACTACCAGCGGCGTGCCTGAGCTGTTTGCTCCCGCCGTCAAGGGCGACAAAATCTTCACGCGTAAACCCGGACTCGGCAAATTCATGCATGTGGCGACAGAACGCAGCGAACAAAACCTGAGTCAGTCAGATTCCAACGCCCAAAATGAGTATGTCCGCACCGATTTTCAGAAGGTGGCCGACGACATCATGCTGAGCAAATACACCCCTGCAGGCGTGGTGGTCAATGAAGCGATGGACATCGTGCATTTTCGGGGGAAAACAGGCAGCTATTTGGAGCAGGGAGGCGGCAAGCCCAGCCACAACCTTTTCAAAATGGCCAAGCATGGCTTGGCATTTGAGCTGCGTAACCTCATGCACAAATGCAAAAAACAAAACGGCGTTGTTGTCAAGGAGAGCATTCCGCTTGAGGAAAACGGGCGGGTACGCAATATTGCCATTGAAGCTTCGCAGCTCCCCAATATCAGTGAACCACACTATTTAATTCTCTTTTTGGAGCGGGAAACGATGCCGACCGACGGTCGATACATCCTTGAAAGTGGTGCTGAGGTCAATTCGGCATCTTCCAAACGGAAGAAAAATGCGAGCGATTTGCGCATTATGCAACTGGAGCAGGAGCTTGCAGAGGCACGCGAGGATATGCGTAGCATCACCGAGGCGCAAGAGGCAGCCAATGAGGAGCTCCAAAGTGACAACGAAGAGCTGCTCAGCGGAAGCGAAGAATTACAGAGCCTCAACGAGGAACTTGAAACCAACAAGGAGGAACTTCAAAGTACCAATGAGGAACTGACCGTCGTGAATCAGGAGATCATCAATCTCAATGAGCAGGTGACCGAGGCGCGCGATTTTGCGGAGGCCATCAACGCCACCATTCACGAGCCGATGCTGATCTTGGACGGCAACCTCCGCATCAAGTCAGCCAACAAGTCATTTTACCGGCTGTTTCAATTGCAAGCCAGGGACGCCGAAGGCGTCAACCTGTTTCAATTGGATCAGAAGCAGTGGAATATTCCCAAACTGCGTGAACTGTTGGAGGAGATCATTCCCAAAAATTCTCATTTCGATGATTTCGAACTAACGCAGGACTTTCCTGGAATCGGCGAAAAAACGCTGATGATGAATGGGCGCTTGCTGTTGCAAAAGACCAATCAGGAACAGCTGATCCTGCTTGCCATGCACGATGTCACCGAGGTGCGGCGATTGGCGCTTGAGCTAAGCAATCAAGAAAAGCGTGGGTTGCTGGAACAGCTTGAAATCGAGACCAATGCAAAGAAAAATATCGAAATGGTCAATGCTGAATTGGTCATCGAAAAGGGAATTGCGGAGCACAAAACAAAGGTCGCCGAAGACGCGGTCAAGACAAAGCAGCAATTCCTTTCCAATATGAGTCATGAGATCCGAACGCCGATGAATGCCATCATTGGATTTACCAATGTGGTACTGAAAACGACCTTGGATGACAATCAAAGGGAATACATCGGTGCCATCAAGTCATCAGGCGATGCCTTGATCGTCCTGATCAATGACATCTTGGACCTCGCAAAAGTCGACGCCGGCAAAATGACATTCGAAGAGAAGCCCTTCAACCTGTCGGATGCCATTTCGGCCATGCTTCAATTGTTTGAGCACAAAATCAAGGAGAAAAATCTGGAACTCTCCCATGATCTTGATCCCCGAATTCCGGCGCTTATCGTGGGCGATCCGATGCGGCTGCGGCAGATCATCCTCAATTTGATGAGCAATGCGGTTAAGTTTACGACGAAAGGTCATATCGCTTTTTCTATTCGGCTGTTGGAGGAGACCTTGGACCATACTTCCATTGAATTTGCGATTTCGGATACTGGAATCGGCATTTCCGATGATCGATTGCAGCATGTTTTCAAAAATTTCGAGCAGGCGCACATTGAAACCACGAGTTCCTATGGCGGAACAGGGCTGGGATTGGCCATTGTGAAACAACTGGTGGAATTGCAAGGTGGCTCCATCTTTGTGAGAAGCGAAATCGGTAAAGGTTCCACGTTTGGCTTTATCCTGAATTTCGCAAAGGCCAATTTGAAACCCGGTGACGCAACGCCGCATGCCCTGGAGATTCGGAAGCCCAATGGCAATACCTCCAACGCAATCCGCCCCGTAAGAATTTTGGTGGCCGAAGATGTTGCCTTGAATCAACTGCTCATCCGCATCATCATTGCCGATTTCGGGTTTGACCTTGATATCGCCGCGAATGGGAAAATCGCCATCGAGATGCTCAAGCAAAATGAATATGACGTCGTCTTGATGGACCTGCAAATGCCAGAAATGAATGGCTTTGAAGCGACGGGTTATATCCGCGGCACAATGCATTCCACGGTTCCCATCATTGCCCTGACCGCAGACGTCACCCCGATTGACATCGAGCGCTGCAAGGAAATCGGGATGAACGACTACGTCTCCAAACCGATTGACGAGAAGGTTTTGTATTCCAAGATATTGCATTGTCTGCAATCACGGGCATAA
- a CDS encoding T9SS type A sorting domain-containing protein, translated as MKKILLIFLAFVGISLGAQAQIDSGLVAKYYFNSGDANDEVGTNDGTVTGATIATDRFGNSDMAYSFDGMDDHIDFGDSSEFQMGTGDFAVSVWVHYTSTQFGAIFSKRDGGNGNYNQYYLAVLADPLFGGASKNLWSYERCSFSNSRAISGGDISGSWKHVVVVHGHLDSTIIYVDGQYVSHDTTDFGGNFNIVGRPFVLGYLSESNNAFFWGSIDDVRVYRRKLSGSEIDSLYNEANPVAVGMAENNENLSSLGIYPNPAGSTLQIHVAQPSTIVLLNMLGQELKRLNVENEASVDVSGLDAGIYFVRDVTTGKTVKFSKQ; from the coding sequence ATGAAAAAAATACTACTCATTTTTTTAGCTTTCGTTGGAATCAGCCTTGGAGCCCAAGCGCAGATCGATTCTGGATTGGTGGCCAAATACTACTTCAATTCTGGCGATGCCAATGACGAGGTTGGGACCAACGACGGAACGGTAACGGGTGCCACGATCGCTACCGACCGTTTTGGAAACAGTGACATGGCCTATAGCTTTGATGGGATGGACGATCACATCGACTTTGGCGATTCATCCGAGTTTCAAATGGGCACTGGTGACTTCGCCGTATCAGTGTGGGTCCATTATACTTCTACGCAGTTTGGCGCTATTTTCAGCAAAAGAGATGGCGGCAACGGGAACTACAATCAATACTATCTTGCCGTCCTGGCCGATCCCCTGTTTGGGGGCGCGAGCAAGAACCTTTGGTCCTATGAGCGTTGCAGTTTCAGCAATAGCAGGGCCATTTCTGGCGGCGACATCAGTGGAAGCTGGAAGCATGTCGTGGTTGTCCATGGTCATCTCGATAGCACGATCATCTATGTCGATGGACAATACGTCTCTCATGATACCACGGATTTCGGTGGCAACTTCAACATCGTCGGTCGTCCCTTTGTCTTGGGTTATCTCTCCGAAAGCAACAACGCCTTTTTCTGGGGCTCCATCGATGACGTGCGCGTTTACAGGCGCAAACTTTCGGGGTCAGAGATTGACTCCCTGTACAATGAAGCCAACCCTGTGGCCGTCGGTATGGCAGAGAACAATGAAAACCTCAGTAGCCTTGGCATTTATCCCAACCCAGCCGGTTCTACGCTTCAAATCCATGTCGCTCAACCTTCAACGATCGTGCTCCTCAACATGCTCGGCCAAGAATTGAAGCGATTGAATGTTGAAAATGAAGCATCCGTGGATGTCTCGGGTTTGGACGCTGGAATCTACTTTGTGCGCGACGTGACCACTGGAAAAACTGTCAAGTTCAGCAAGCAATAA
- a CDS encoding response regulator transcription factor, whose translation MSYHCASGENMTFKAVIIEDEENSAAALAMLLQVGCPEVQVMESCRSIPQGVLAIHKFKPDIVFLDIEMPVYSGFDLFKFIPEPEFSVVFTTAYSQYAIKAFEVSAVDYLLKPIEADALVAAVKKASIKQEKELIIKKMSAVRENVESEKLKKIALPISDGLAFVEIETIEYFEAEGVYTRIFFKDKSQIFISKNIKVFEDILCKHDHFLRIHRSHLVNSDFILNYHRGEGLVNMASGATLRIARDKKQWFEDTVKTIRLGNGS comes from the coding sequence ATGTCTTATCATTGTGCATCAGGAGAAAACATGACATTTAAGGCGGTTATCATTGAGGATGAAGAAAATTCAGCGGCAGCTTTGGCGATGCTTTTGCAAGTTGGCTGTCCTGAAGTACAGGTGATGGAATCCTGTCGCTCCATTCCGCAAGGCGTTTTGGCGATTCACAAATTCAAGCCTGACATCGTTTTTTTGGACATTGAAATGCCCGTTTACAGCGGATTTGATTTGTTCAAGTTCATTCCCGAACCGGAATTCAGCGTCGTTTTCACCACTGCCTACAGCCAATATGCAATCAAAGCATTTGAGGTCAGCGCCGTGGATTACCTGCTGAAGCCGATCGAGGCTGATGCGCTTGTGGCAGCAGTCAAAAAGGCCAGCATCAAGCAGGAAAAGGAGCTGATCATCAAAAAGATGTCGGCCGTACGGGAAAATGTCGAATCTGAGAAGCTCAAAAAAATTGCCTTGCCGATTTCGGACGGTTTGGCATTCGTGGAGATCGAAACCATTGAGTACTTTGAAGCGGAAGGCGTTTATACCCGCATTTTCTTCAAAGACAAATCCCAAATCTTCATCAGCAAAAACATCAAGGTCTTTGAAGATATCCTTTGCAAACACGACCATTTTCTCCGGATCCATCGTTCGCATTTGGTGAATTCCGATTTCATTTTGAACTACCATCGCGGCGAAGGTCTGGTAAATATGGCTTCCGGTGCTACCTTGCGCATTGCGAGAGACAAAAAGCAATGGTTTGAAGATACAGTCAAAACAATTCGATTGGGCAATGGCAGCTAA
- a CDS encoding DUF2202 domain-containing protein, producing MKMLISYFALLILTFSCADNVLTDMPVSAQEKADLVFLREEEKLAHDVYVFSAQKYGQGVFSNISESEQRHMESVLGLLNRYGIEDPVKGKAEGVFENAELQKLYDELTQKSGESLIEALKVGATIEDLDIFDIKRFYQHTSNPELIAVYDRLTCGSRNHMRAFVGQLQANQVIYTPQYLTVSEFNDIVNSAHERCGKQFQN from the coding sequence ATGAAAATGTTGATTTCGTATTTCGCGCTCTTGATCCTCACGTTTTCCTGTGCTGACAATGTCCTCACGGATATGCCTGTCAGTGCGCAGGAGAAGGCCGATCTTGTCTTTCTGCGGGAGGAAGAAAAACTGGCCCATGATGTATATGTTTTTTCGGCCCAAAAATATGGTCAAGGGGTCTTCTCCAATATTTCCGAAAGTGAGCAGCGGCACATGGAGAGTGTACTGGGATTGCTCAATCGCTATGGAATCGAAGACCCGGTCAAAGGCAAAGCAGAGGGCGTATTTGAGAACGCCGAACTTCAAAAACTTTACGATGAGCTCACCCAAAAATCAGGGGAGTCACTTATCGAAGCTTTGAAGGTGGGTGCGACGATCGAGGATCTCGACATTTTTGACATCAAACGCTTTTATCAACATACATCCAATCCCGAGCTGATCGCTGTTTATGATCGGCTCACTTGCGGCTCAAGAAACCACATGCGTGCTTTTGTGGGGCAGCTTCAGGCAAATCAAGTCATCTATACCCCGCAATATCTCACGGTATCAGAATTTAACGACATCGTCAATTCCGCCCACGAACGTTGCGGTAAACAATTCCAAAATTGA
- a CDS encoding chemotaxis protein CheB: MKSETTPEINSTSLEPSANLFPVVGIGASAGGLDAFKKLLKAIPEDSGMAYVLVQHLDPSHESMLPELLQKVTRIPVLEITHDVKVEPDHIYVIPSNKIMIATDGVLLLAPRPPKQKLDPNMPIDRFFCSLAEVHQAHAIGVVLSGTATDGTLGLKAIKDHGGLPLRKTKHPPRLKECHKVRHRQVWSILCCRPIKSQPKSSKLPKAWLGAEISNCINKSKRRRCLNKSRPCCGSKRERILPTTSKRRFSAVSFAEWH; the protein is encoded by the coding sequence ATGAAATCCGAAACCACACCCGAAATAAATTCGACCAGCCTTGAGCCTTCGGCCAACCTTTTTCCCGTGGTGGGTATCGGCGCATCTGCCGGCGGATTGGATGCCTTTAAAAAACTCCTCAAAGCGATTCCGGAAGATTCCGGCATGGCCTACGTGCTCGTACAGCATTTGGATCCTAGCCATGAAAGCATGTTGCCTGAGCTCTTGCAAAAGGTGACGCGGATTCCAGTTTTGGAAATCACCCACGATGTGAAGGTGGAACCCGATCATATCTATGTGATTCCCAGCAACAAAATCATGATCGCCACCGATGGGGTTTTGTTGCTTGCTCCGCGCCCACCCAAACAGAAGCTCGATCCAAACATGCCGATTGACCGGTTTTTCTGCTCTTTGGCAGAGGTGCATCAGGCCCATGCCATCGGCGTTGTGCTTTCTGGAACGGCCACCGACGGCACGCTCGGCCTCAAAGCGATCAAGGACCACGGGGGATTACCCTTGCGCAAGACGAAGCATCCGCCGCGTTTGAAGGAATGCCACAAAGTGCGGCACAGGCAGGTGTGGTCGATTTTGTGCTGCCGCCCGATAAAATCCCAGCCAAAATCCTCGAAATTACCAAAAGCCTGGCTGGGCGCGGAGATCTCCAATTGCATCAACAAATCGAAAAGGAGGAGATGTTTAAACAAATCACGTCCTTGTTGCGGATCAAAAAGGGAACGGATTTTACCTACTACAAGCAAACGACGATTCAGCGCCGTATCCTTCGCAGAATGGCATTGA